In Streptomyces violaceusniger Tu 4113, one DNA window encodes the following:
- a CDS encoding AraC family transcriptional regulator produces MSDPSGEPSFCTDDGPLSAPLAHGADVAAHFHDYGQLRYAARGALVTATQVGTWVAPASRIMWVPPFAVHSSKAYGETDIRVLSLPVTLTGQLPAEPSVFVASALLREAYLALMSEGEPLESPRARLLIDVVLAELARAAQEPLRLPEPSDRRLKAVTDLLHVDPASPATLAELGHRTGASERTLSRLFGSELSMSFHQWRTLLRIQRALIELGDGASVTDTAIRLGWSNPSSFIDAFTVLVGQTPGGYRSSARSSRSSHG; encoded by the coding sequence GTGTCCGACCCCAGCGGCGAGCCGAGCTTCTGCACCGACGATGGGCCGTTGTCGGCGCCGCTGGCCCATGGCGCCGACGTGGCCGCGCACTTCCACGACTATGGCCAGCTCCGCTACGCCGCGCGTGGGGCCCTGGTCACAGCGACCCAGGTGGGCACCTGGGTGGCGCCGGCCAGTCGGATCATGTGGGTGCCGCCCTTCGCGGTGCACAGCAGCAAGGCGTACGGCGAGACGGACATCCGGGTGCTGTCGCTGCCCGTGACGCTGACCGGACAGCTGCCGGCCGAGCCGTCGGTCTTCGTGGCGAGCGCGTTGCTGCGCGAGGCCTATCTGGCGCTGATGAGCGAGGGCGAGCCGCTGGAGAGCCCCCGTGCGCGGCTGCTGATCGACGTCGTACTCGCCGAGCTCGCCCGCGCCGCACAAGAGCCGCTGCGCCTCCCGGAGCCGAGCGACCGGCGTCTCAAGGCGGTCACCGACCTGCTTCACGTGGACCCAGCAAGCCCGGCGACCCTGGCCGAGCTGGGCCACCGCACCGGCGCCAGCGAACGCACCCTGAGCCGACTGTTCGGCAGCGAGCTGTCGATGAGCTTCCACCAGTGGCGCACCCTGCTGCGCATCCAACGGGCGCTGATCGAGCTCGGCGACGGCGCCTCGGTCACCGACACGGCGATCCGGCTGGGCTGGTCGAACCCCAGCAGCTTCATCGACGCCTTCACCGTGCTGGTCGGTCAGACACCCGGAGGCTATCGCTCGTCGGCTCGGTCCTCCCGCAGCTCCCATGGGTGA
- a CDS encoding IS1380 family transposase yields the protein MSSTTSRSRLSVTPDGRGVVSHAGARLLADLAEVTALTSAFGDALAGGRQRTGGHDPGQVITDMAVMLADGGETISDLAVLRDQAELFGPVASPATAWRVLNRIDEAALGRMRAARAAAREIAWAQHADTREKFPQAKAAGRVIPGLVVDIDATIVICHSEKEQATPTWKKTFGYHPILAFLDNTGDGLAGILRPGRAGSNTAADHITVLDHALAQIPDDRRYGVPILVRTDTAGCTKAFLAHIRARRADGVDARFSVGAPIDAEVRDAISALPASAWAAAIDADDEPRDGAQVAELTGLLDAAGFPEGTRFIVRRERPHPGAALDLFDTVEGFRHQLIATDSPPSTGPLAFIDARHRAHARVEDRIRCGKDTGFGRFPSRQANINAAWLELALAGIDLIAWTQILLLDGELAKAEPKRLRYRLLHTAARITRGGRRTWLRIAEHWPWARDLVTAFARLAALPRPAIC from the coding sequence GTGAGCTCTACAACGTCTCGTTCGAGGCTGTCCGTAACGCCCGACGGGCGAGGTGTCGTTTCGCATGCCGGGGCCCGGCTGCTGGCCGATCTGGCGGAGGTGACCGCGCTGACCAGTGCCTTCGGTGACGCGCTGGCCGGAGGACGACAGCGCACCGGCGGCCACGATCCGGGCCAGGTGATCACGGACATGGCGGTGATGCTCGCCGATGGTGGCGAGACCATCTCGGATCTCGCCGTGCTGCGGGACCAGGCCGAGCTGTTCGGGCCGGTGGCCTCCCCGGCCACGGCATGGCGGGTGCTGAACCGAATCGACGAGGCGGCCCTGGGCCGGATGCGGGCGGCCAGAGCTGCGGCCCGCGAGATCGCCTGGGCGCAGCATGCCGACACCCGTGAGAAGTTCCCGCAGGCCAAAGCCGCTGGGCGGGTGATACCGGGGCTGGTGGTGGACATCGACGCCACCATCGTGATCTGTCACTCGGAGAAGGAGCAGGCGACACCGACTTGGAAGAAGACCTTCGGCTATCACCCGATCCTGGCCTTCCTGGACAACACCGGCGACGGGTTGGCCGGGATCCTGCGCCCCGGGCGGGCTGGGTCCAACACCGCCGCCGACCACATCACCGTCCTGGACCACGCGCTTGCCCAGATCCCCGACGACCGGCGGTATGGGGTCCCGATCCTGGTCCGCACCGACACCGCCGGCTGCACCAAAGCGTTCCTGGCACACATCAGGGCACGGCGCGCCGACGGGGTGGACGCCCGGTTCTCCGTCGGCGCCCCCATCGATGCCGAGGTCCGTGACGCCATCAGCGCACTGCCGGCCTCCGCGTGGGCGGCCGCGATTGACGCCGACGACGAACCCCGTGACGGCGCGCAGGTCGCCGAGCTGACCGGTCTGCTCGACGCCGCCGGGTTTCCCGAAGGCACCCGGTTCATCGTGCGGCGAGAACGCCCGCACCCCGGCGCTGCCCTGGATCTGTTCGACACCGTCGAAGGCTTCCGACACCAGCTCATCGCCACCGACAGCCCTCCCAGCACCGGACCTCTGGCCTTCATCGACGCCCGCCACCGCGCCCACGCCCGCGTCGAGGACCGCATCCGGTGCGGCAAGGACACCGGGTTCGGCCGCTTCCCGTCGCGCCAGGCGAACATTAACGCCGCCTGGCTGGAACTCGCCCTGGCCGGCATCGACCTCATCGCCTGGACCCAGATCCTGCTCCTTGACGGCGAACTGGCCAAGGCCGAGCCCAAGCGACTGCGCTACCGACTGTTACACACCGCCGCTCGCATCACCCGCGGCGGCAGACGGACCTGGCTGCGGATCGCCGAACACTGGCCCTGGGCCCGGGACCTCGTCACCGCCTTCGCCCGCCTGGCCGCGCTGCCCCGTCCGGCCATCTGCTGA
- a CDS encoding SDR family oxidoreductase has translation MDLSNRTVFIVGGTSGIGRELARRFTAAGSAVAVGGRSAEALSELSDEGIGTFGIDVTDGASVARARDAVLVRYPELDTVVIMSGVMLLEDLRDPVHFEAAQTTIDTNLVGTIRVVDAFTPHLVQRGAGTFVTVTSGIAFLPFPPMPTYAASKAAVHAYSEALRAQLDGTGVSVVELVPPAVATAGQEKVNPQALPLDDFAAEVMQLLSQNPTPDEVLVERVLALRWAERDGTYDDLVAKRSQALAMLPSRQG, from the coding sequence GTGGATCTCTCCAACCGCACCGTTTTCATCGTCGGCGGAACGTCCGGCATCGGCCGGGAACTGGCCCGGCGGTTCACCGCAGCGGGCAGCGCCGTGGCCGTCGGCGGTCGCAGCGCAGAGGCGCTCTCGGAACTCTCCGACGAAGGCATCGGCACATTCGGCATCGATGTCACCGACGGTGCCTCCGTCGCACGTGCCCGCGACGCCGTACTCGTCCGGTACCCCGAGCTGGACACCGTGGTGATCATGTCGGGCGTCATGCTCTTGGAGGACCTGCGCGACCCGGTGCACTTCGAGGCGGCGCAGACGACGATCGACACCAACCTGGTCGGCACCATCAGGGTCGTCGACGCCTTCACCCCGCACTTGGTCCAACGCGGCGCCGGCACCTTCGTCACCGTCACCTCCGGCATCGCCTTCCTGCCGTTCCCGCCCATGCCCACCTACGCCGCCTCGAAAGCTGCGGTGCACGCCTACTCCGAGGCACTGCGCGCGCAACTGGACGGCACCGGCGTCAGCGTCGTCGAGCTCGTCCCCCCGGCCGTCGCCACGGCAGGACAGGAGAAAGTGAACCCGCAGGCACTGCCGCTTGACGACTTCGCCGCCGAGGTCATGCAGTTGCTCTCGCAGAACCCCACCCCTGACGAGGTCCTGGTCGAGCGGGTTCTCGCGCTCCGCTGGGCCGAGCGCGACGGCACCTACGACGACCTCGTCGCAAAGCGCTCCCAGGCCCTGGCCATGCTCCCCAGCCGCCAAGGCTGA
- a CDS encoding helix-turn-helix transcriptional regulator, translated as MKDEESDNQLGSYLRARRELISPAQAGLPPGGNRRVPGLRREEVALLAGISPDYYLRLERGRDKNPSPQVLESLARVLNLDDVERTYLLGLAAARPRTPRRKRPEHVPARVYQLLAHLQIPAFVEGRAFDVLASNPMAVALSPRLRPGENRLLSLLLDPEEQAFHQDWTKATADFIATLRTTIGDDTGNPRFVELVGELALSSQRFRTLWARHDVRNLDGGTTTVHHPVVGELRLHRDKLPIDDVILVVYYPDKDNDSDEKLQLLAALSHTEPTDTAHNRPADTPHPKTP; from the coding sequence GTGAAGGATGAGGAATCGGACAACCAGCTCGGCAGCTACCTCCGCGCCCGGCGTGAGCTGATCTCCCCGGCGCAGGCAGGACTCCCGCCCGGCGGCAACCGCCGCGTACCCGGCCTGCGCCGTGAGGAAGTCGCCCTGCTCGCCGGAATCAGCCCCGACTACTACCTGCGCCTGGAACGGGGCCGCGACAAGAACCCCTCACCTCAGGTGCTCGAATCACTCGCGCGCGTCCTGAACCTCGACGACGTCGAGCGGACGTATCTGCTCGGCCTCGCGGCAGCACGCCCCAGGACACCGCGCCGCAAGCGACCCGAGCACGTACCGGCACGGGTGTACCAGCTCCTCGCCCACCTTCAGATCCCCGCGTTCGTCGAAGGACGCGCCTTCGACGTCCTGGCCTCCAACCCCATGGCCGTCGCCCTCTCCCCCCGTCTGCGACCCGGCGAGAACCGGCTCCTTTCCCTCCTCCTCGATCCCGAGGAACAGGCCTTCCACCAGGACTGGACGAAAGCCACCGCCGACTTCATCGCCACCCTTCGCACTACCATCGGGGACGACACCGGCAACCCCCGGTTCGTCGAACTCGTCGGAGAGCTCGCACTGTCCAGCCAGCGGTTCCGCACCCTGTGGGCCCGACACGACGTCCGCAACCTCGACGGAGGCACCACCACCGTCCACCACCCCGTCGTCGGTGAACTACGGCTCCACCGCGACAAACTCCCCATCGACGACGTCATCCTCGTTGTCTACTACCCCGACAAGGACAACGACAGCGACGAGAAGCTGCAACTTCTCGCCGCGCTCTCACACACCGAACCCACCGACACAGCACACAACAGGCCAGCAGACACCCCCCACCCGAAGACACCCTGA
- a CDS encoding NADP-dependent oxidoreductase — MKAITYTEFGGPEVLRLAEVDEPHAGPGQVRLKVVAAAVNPLDYKIRNGWRPQMAPPFPVIPGVEAAGVVDEVGEGVTGVAVGDEVLGWTVTGAYAEHALAVDFGPKPADLDWDLAAALPVAVETSVRVLGALGVGEGDTLLLHGAAGVAGAVGVQLAVARGATVIGTASPGNHDYLRSLGAIPVAYGAGLADRVREAAPQGIDAVYDAAGAGDLEVSIDLLSGTDRIITIADQKAAELGVTFSGPGGAPFGSRLGEYARLAADGKLTVRIAQSLPLEDAAKAQELSASGHAAGKLVLRP; from the coding sequence ATGAAGGCGATCACCTACACCGAGTTCGGCGGCCCGGAAGTCCTCCGCCTCGCAGAGGTCGACGAGCCGCACGCCGGACCCGGACAGGTGCGGCTGAAGGTCGTGGCGGCAGCGGTCAACCCGCTCGACTACAAGATCCGCAACGGGTGGAGGCCGCAGATGGCGCCGCCGTTCCCGGTGATCCCCGGCGTGGAGGCGGCCGGCGTCGTCGACGAGGTCGGCGAAGGCGTGACCGGCGTCGCGGTGGGTGACGAGGTCCTGGGCTGGACCGTCACCGGCGCGTACGCCGAGCACGCGCTGGCCGTCGACTTCGGCCCGAAGCCCGCGGACCTCGACTGGGACCTCGCCGCGGCACTGCCCGTCGCCGTCGAGACCTCGGTCCGCGTGCTCGGCGCCCTCGGCGTCGGGGAAGGCGACACGCTCCTGCTGCACGGAGCCGCGGGTGTGGCCGGCGCCGTCGGTGTTCAGCTCGCGGTCGCCCGCGGCGCCACGGTCATCGGCACCGCCTCCCCCGGCAACCACGACTACCTGCGCTCGCTGGGCGCGATCCCGGTCGCCTACGGCGCCGGCCTCGCCGACCGGGTCCGCGAGGCCGCACCGCAGGGCATCGACGCCGTGTACGACGCCGCGGGGGCGGGCGACCTGGAGGTGTCGATCGACCTGCTCAGCGGCACCGACCGGATCATCACCATCGCCGATCAGAAGGCCGCCGAGCTGGGCGTCACCTTCTCCGGCCCCGGCGGCGCCCCGTTCGGTTCCCGCCTCGGCGAGTACGCCCGCCTCGCAGCCGACGGCAAGCTCACGGTGCGCATCGCGCAGAGCCTTCCGCTGGAGGACGCCGCGAAGGCGCAGGAGCTGAGCGCGAGCGGTCACGCCGCCGGGAAGCTCGTCCTGCGGCCGTAG
- a CDS encoding LuxR C-terminal-related transcriptional regulator, producing MVQSLTRHSSSEAFVAGDRRLTYAQVRDLVSQYMGALSRRGVGLGVGVTMLSPNTPESWIVQAATYLLGGRFTGLQAGELHISESTVKFHVAKILEKLGVGSRGEAAALAHEWGATATR from the coding sequence ATCGTCCAGTCGCTGACGCGGCACAGCTCGTCGGAGGCGTTCGTCGCGGGCGACCGGCGACTGACCTACGCCCAGGTGAGGGACTTGGTCTCGCAGTACATGGGTGCGCTCAGTCGGCGCGGCGTTGGCCTGGGGGTGGGCGTCACCATGCTCAGCCCGAACACGCCTGAGTCCTGGATCGTGCAGGCTGCGACGTACCTCCTCGGAGGGCGCTTCACGGGACTCCAAGCCGGTGAGCTGCACATCAGCGAGTCCACGGTGAAGTTCCACGTGGCGAAGATCCTGGAGAAGCTGGGCGTCGGGTCGCGTGGCGAGGCGGCGGCGCTGGCGCACGAGTGGGGCGCCACGGCCACGCGTTAG
- a CDS encoding alpha/beta hydrolase, translated as MPAVPVPLDAELQVAYDAYLAEEPDLAPMSLEKLSVIRAEVDAAVAALEDLSHGGRFTVLQPSVPGLDGAPEIPLLVCTPSGAPASRPALYFIHGGGFYCSDHRTGLDQILETAERFGATLISVGYRLAPEHPYPAQINDAYAGLLWVADHADELGIDSERIVVTGFSAGGALSAALALTVRDKGGPRLLGQLLIAPLLDDRNDSASALQMDDVELFDRSRNGFAWSSLLGDAQGGADVPEYAAPARATDLAGLPPTFLDVGSAECLRDEILAYADRIWQAGGEAELHVWPGGIHGFDRKAPEARISKAAVAARRNWLEHLLATN; from the coding sequence GTGCCCGCCGTTCCCGTTCCTCTCGATGCCGAACTTCAGGTCGCTTATGACGCCTACCTGGCGGAGGAACCGGACTTGGCGCCGATGAGTCTCGAGAAGCTGTCGGTGATCCGCGCGGAGGTCGACGCCGCAGTGGCGGCGCTCGAGGACCTCAGCCATGGCGGGCGCTTCACCGTCCTCCAGCCTTCGGTGCCCGGCCTGGACGGCGCCCCCGAGATCCCGCTGCTGGTGTGCACACCCTCCGGCGCGCCCGCATCGCGGCCGGCGCTCTACTTCATACACGGCGGCGGCTTCTACTGTAGCGATCACCGCACCGGGCTCGACCAGATACTCGAGACGGCCGAGCGGTTCGGGGCCACGCTGATCTCGGTCGGCTACCGGCTCGCGCCCGAGCACCCCTACCCCGCCCAGATCAACGACGCTTACGCCGGTCTGCTGTGGGTCGCCGACCACGCGGACGAGCTCGGCATCGACTCGGAACGCATCGTCGTCACGGGCTTCAGCGCCGGCGGCGCCCTCAGCGCCGCGCTCGCTTTGACCGTGCGCGACAAGGGCGGTCCCCGCCTGCTCGGCCAGCTGCTGATTGCCCCGCTGCTCGACGACCGCAACGACAGCGCCTCGGCCCTGCAGATGGACGACGTCGAACTCTTCGACCGCAGCCGCAACGGGTTCGCCTGGAGCTCGCTGCTCGGCGACGCCCAGGGCGGAGCTGACGTGCCGGAGTACGCTGCGCCCGCCCGCGCCACCGACCTGGCCGGCCTGCCGCCCACATTCCTCGACGTCGGCTCCGCCGAGTGCCTGCGCGATGAGATCCTCGCCTACGCCGACCGGATCTGGCAGGCTGGCGGCGAAGCCGAGCTGCACGTGTGGCCCGGCGGAATCCACGGTTTCGACAGGAAAGCCCCCGAGGCGCGAATCAGCAAGGCCGCTGTCGCGGCACGCCGCAACTGGCTGGAGCACCTTCTCGCCACCAACTGA
- a CDS encoding NmrA/HSCARG family protein, whose product MSTQTTGTIAVFGATGQQGGAVVDALLDHKAPVRALVRNPQSDRAQALAARGVELAAIRTDDPASLVAALTAVEAFYFMTPEANNLEEVETEIRIGTALVDAAVAARVPHVVFNSVFGADRERGVPHHDSKHSIEEHLRKSGLRAAMVRPTPFMEEMAPSLEHGEVVLRLPLPEDVALKMISVRDVGRVAAALLLDTAEAPGGAVELVGDELTGPQIAAAFGARAGLPARYEALPLSVLPSDLDRAMFRQFAKAAEHPSDLAVVRAIEPATLDLAEWIRSTGWTAPAGPGQG is encoded by the coding sequence ATGAGCACACAGACGACCGGCACGATCGCAGTCTTCGGCGCGACGGGGCAACAGGGCGGGGCGGTGGTCGACGCGCTGCTGGACCACAAGGCCCCTGTGCGGGCCCTGGTCCGCAACCCGCAATCCGACCGGGCTCAGGCGCTGGCCGCCCGCGGCGTCGAGCTGGCGGCCATCCGGACCGACGACCCGGCGTCGTTGGTCGCCGCGCTGACGGCGGTCGAGGCGTTCTACTTCATGACCCCGGAGGCGAACAACCTCGAAGAGGTCGAGACGGAGATCCGCATCGGCACCGCGCTCGTCGACGCGGCGGTCGCGGCACGCGTCCCGCACGTCGTGTTCAACTCGGTCTTCGGCGCGGACCGGGAGCGGGGTGTGCCGCACCATGACTCGAAGCACTCGATCGAGGAGCACCTGAGGAAGTCCGGCCTCAGGGCCGCGATGGTTCGCCCGACCCCCTTCATGGAGGAGATGGCACCGAGCCTGGAGCACGGAGAGGTCGTGCTGAGGCTGCCGCTGCCGGAGGACGTCGCCCTGAAGATGATCTCGGTCAGGGACGTCGGCCGGGTCGCCGCCGCGCTCCTGCTCGACACCGCGGAGGCACCCGGCGGAGCCGTCGAGCTCGTCGGCGACGAGCTGACGGGCCCTCAGATCGCCGCGGCGTTCGGCGCGCGCGCCGGGCTCCCGGCACGTTACGAGGCCCTCCCGTTGAGCGTGCTTCCCAGCGACCTCGACAGGGCGATGTTCCGCCAGTTCGCGAAGGCGGCGGAACACCCGTCGGATCTTGCGGTGGTGCGGGCGATCGAGCCGGCCACCCTGGACCTGGCCGAGTGGATCCGATCCACCGGCTGGACCGCGCCCGCCGGTCCAGGCCAAGGTTGA